The region gaaAGTTGACTAATAAATGGGTTTAATGCCTTATTGTCTGAAAGTTTTGGTTTTAGCCCAATGTGATAGTTCTAGTTTGGATATTGAAGGGCAGAGAAGATTCAGTTATAGCTTATAGCAAAAGTACCTCTCTTATGCTTCTTGTTTGCTGAATGGATATGGGACTGAGCTGAATTGTTGTAGGATTCTCTTAGAAAAAGAATTGTTGTTGGATCAACCATAATGTAGTGCAATTTCCATGCTTCAAAGGAAGggattttaatgaaaaaaaggtAATGGGTATATGAGGGAATAAAAGCTAATGACCAGGCAACTGATATTCTTAAAGAACAGACTTTCTGAACTCAAAACGTCAGACTCCACACCACACTATAATTGGAACACATGATTCTTCAAGTGATATTTTCTTATGAATCTTTAGAGTAATTTCAGCCATTTCTGGTGACATTGGGAGGTAAAAACAGGTAACATTAATAATCTTGAGGTAAAAAACAATCTGGTTATGGGTGGAAGAATATAATTTACTTTCCATCTGTTGCAGGATGATTATACTTCCATGAAAATAgcaaatagaagaaaaaacccATTGGCCTTGatcccccttttttttttacaagagTTGATTCTGTAATCAATCCAGAAAACAAGCAATCAAGGACTTGATTAAGGAGTCTTCTTTGGAAAATGGAAATGTCAGCCTTTTCTCCTGTAACAATATTTGGCATTAACGAGGACTATTTAGGTGTTATTAGGGTCCAAGTGGGGGCTAGTCCACCATGTGCTAGCATGTGCATGGTCTGCCTCTTCCATCCCCTTCCCTCTTCCCAACCTCTCTTATAACATGTCCCTAAAAAAGTGCATTCTTTTTCcccacttttcttttttttcccaatcaTCTTGCACACTTCAGAGCTTTCCATTTCTTACCCTCTaagcttattttaaaattattaaataatctaTATAAAACCCATCAGTTGGAAGTTATATAACTGCTTCCATAGTGAAAAAAGGCATTTCAAAGTGGGTCCCTCTTTGTTAACAGATATTTTGTTTCCTCTTCTCTTTCTGCAGCACACCATTTTTACTCACATtcaaattaaatcaataaTAATCATTGACACACAAAATAGTCAACATATAGTAATATTTATCAAAGACAAGGGAGCACTACTGcttaacattaaatatttccAAAAGTCTCTCATACTTTTTCCcagaaagaaaacaacacatatacaaacaaTTAACCTCATGGTGGACCAATGCACCATTACTCATCTGATACTAAAGTTCACAtcaattaaataagttgtgtAGTAGTATACTTTAACCAAGAATTAACTCCCCCCAAAACTTGAATACCCTATCCAGACCAAAGTGATCATGCTCCATATTCCATTTGAAACATTTAGGAAACACcgaaaacatatatttttttacaaggGAGAGTAAACATTATAAATTcccacaaattttttttaatgtcacCAACAGGGCCCCACATCCACCCCAAATGGATGGCTCAAACAGAGACAATAGTCCCTGCACACACTGCAATGAATAGCAGCTGTAGATGGCCACATGCAAAACACAATGCCACATGCATACATATCTCCCTTGCTTCTTCTTTATAATCTACTTAAACCCATCATCTCCTACAATCTTCACAAACCCATCaacttctccttctcctcctcttcttcttcttcttcttccaagaACCAAGAACACCAAGGAGGTGGAGGGTGGTGccattggttggttggttgggggaaggaaggaagcagAAGCAATGCATGCTCCAAGAAGGTTCAAGAAGGCCTTCATGGAGCGGCTCCTGCTGAGCCTGCAGGTGGCCGGGCTCACGTCCAAGTCCATGGGCCTCCGCGAGCGCCGCGACGCCGTGAGGCTGTCCTCCGACGTCGCCATGGCGTCGgcgcgcggccgcgcggcgccgtGGGCGCGCGCGCTGGTggcgcgccacgccgccgagcgccgcaACGAgccgctcctccgccgcatcatgggcggcgacggctacgaccgcgccgccgccgccgcggcgggcggcgggggcagGAAGGAGGCGAGGAGCAGGGGGATCGTGAGGAGGTCGCAGAGGGTGTGCAGCtccaggaggaagaggaggagcctGCAGGCAATggcgagcggcgccggcgcattgtcggcgaggaggatggTGAGGTGCAGGCTGCGGCTGCTCCGGCGGCTCGtgcccggcggcgaggcgctgcGCGGCTTCTCGCTGCTGAGCGAGACGCTCGACTACGTCGTGTGCCTCAAGGCGCAGGTGGAGCTCATGCAGAGCCTGTGCAAAGGAtcccagcaacagcagcagaagctgcaactagctgcagctgcagctgggaTGAAATGCTGATCATCCTGGTAATTAtctgccattttttttctcttgcttAATTTACTTCTTTAGTTCCTAATCACAACGTGTTATGTGCAAATGAAATGATCTAGTTTGAGTTTTTGGTCTGAAATTCAGTGTTAACTGAGAGTGGTAGTACTGTTCAGTGGAGTACTGGATAGTAATGATGGTACTAACCTTTCCCAGTGACTGAGACATTAGTACATCACTCTCTTTTGCACCAATGTAATGATCTGgcttatgcatgcatggtacgTCTCATGAGTCATTGTTCAATTAGTTCACTCCAGAGTGTTTGAGATCtcccttttgttttccttgcggtacatccttttttttttcccataattCAAGATCTCATTACTTtcatttttacttattttctAAAGTTCCTTGGATTTTTTGCTTAACAGTTTAAACATGCGTCCTAATTAATTCGAGTTCATTGAAATTTTTGTCTCCTTTGACACATGGATCTGACTTTCTAGGTTGGAATGTGGCTTCTTTTTTACAGTCTCCATTCAACACCATACATGGTATTTCATTTCAATTCAGTGCAAATTGAAGTCCTTAGTATGCAAATTTGTTActacatgaaaataaaaagaacatttTCCCACAACACAACTTCATTTGCCTCAGCAGTTCATCCAGAGattgttttgcttttcttACATTGGCAAGATTATTTGGTTCTCAACATCTAATTCAGCTACATATTCTCCAGGCAGTTAACATTCTCTGTTCATGACACTTGACAGGCACAGCTGCTGCCAGACTGCAAGACCTGCATGAGATGTGTGAGTGGAGTTAATGAAAAGCTCTAATTAACACACTTATGCACAGAAAAGCAAGAGGACTGGAATATGGAAGAGAGCTCAAAGGCCTCAAGGAGCCAGCTTACTATAGTTAGTTAGTACTACTAGTGGTACCACTGTAACTATTGTGCAAGTACATGTCAGTGCAAAGATGGATCTTGGTTTAGGTGTATCTCTCCTAGTAGCTAGGATGAAGAAAGCCATAATCCATTCGGTGAAAAAGCAGTTTTGATGTCAATTAATTACCTAGTGTATGTTCTTAATTGGGGGAGGGAGATATCTTCCATGTTATGTTTAGTCTCCAAATCTCAATGAAATGGAAATCTTCTGATGGATCAGTTTCAGTGGGTTTGGTATGTGCAGAAAATTACATGCTTGTATTTTTCTGGCCAAACTGCCAAAAGATGGGAAGAAAACATGTTCAGAAGGGAAATTTGCGACAAAACAAAGACTTTATTCTTCATCAAAATTGACCATagatatatatctatttttctaaaaattggATACAAAATTCATGAAAAGAACCTGTTTTCGTGTTATCATGCAGGTTTTTCCCCCTTAAAAATGAGCTATTCAAGGTGCTACATGTGTACCTTTGTCCTTGTTCCCTTTGTTTTATGAGAACTTTACCTGAAAACTTAGACATGCGAGATTCCTGCTAATCTTCCTCAAGACTATTTCAGAAACATACTACTTATCTTCAGGTTCAGGGAACTGGAAGACACGCATGCTCATGTCAAAATTACgaaaaagaataaaactttCAAACCAATCACTTGTTAAGCAAAAGTCCATCagcagaaaggaaaaaaaatacttgtaaAACTATTAGTATCAATCAGCACTATAAGTTTGGTGTACCTAAAGATTGGCCCCGCTCTATATCTGCATCAATTGATGCAGGCCCTGTAGCTCAGCAGTTACTGTTGCTGCAAGAGACCTAGGATTCCCCTGCACTATTGCAAGGCTGCATTGTACCGAGTTTGCTGTGGCAATGATTCAATCTGACGAATATTCACTTGCAAATCCCCAACTTGAGTAGTTCCCTAGCACTTTCAACTTCTTTGCTGTGGGGATGTGTAGTCTTGTAGTAGCTACAATAATGCCAGCACAACTCGCAGATGCTTGTGCTAGTGTAAAGGTAGGAAGGAGCTTTTATGGTTTTACAATCTCTAGAGTACTCTAGTAGGGGGTAACTGTAGTTTTACTGAGTCATCCTAAGAAGTTTCTACTAGTTCTGCTACCTAACCTATTTCAGAATTaagggcagcagcagctcacTCACCTATGAATTCTTCAGACAagtatgaattttagatgaaCACCAGCAATTAAGAAGCAATTGTCTGCATATGTGATTTGGAACAACTTATTATTATGTTGAAGTATGAACACCAGCAAGCGGATTTCTGCATTTGTAATTTGGAACAAATTGTAAATGGTGTTAGCTCAGTTGCCTGAACACAACTGCACCATAAAAAACGAGTACCAAATTACTGTGAACCATTGCAATTCAGAATATAAAACGTCTGAATTCATAATACAATCCCTATTCTGCAAGCTAagaaagcaaaaaaacaaCTCTGCTCAGACTTATCTGTATCTATTCAAGTACTCAAAAGTCTGTGTTGCATGGATATGCGATACTGGTCCAGCGATATGGATACAGTGATACGTGAATGCTCAAAATCATCAATACATCGATACgtctagtatatatatatctatttttaaaaaagtaaaatacataGGACtatagaagaagaagatagtAAGATTACGGATTACCATAAGAAAGGAACAATATTTAAACTTTCACTCTTGCAATCATACAACTCAATTAGCACCTTGTGGTGTAAATTCGCACCACTAGCTCTACCACTATTGGCTTTATTTCAGGTTGAGATTGAATTCTCCTACTTATCATCCTAGTATTCTACAGTTACAAGTTGGAACAAAATAGCATGGGTCATGGCGGACTGTGAGTGGTGGTGCTCCTGCCAGGCGGCAGGGGCAAGCCGTGACGCGGCACAGTGTCGTGATGCAGATGATGGGGATCAGCAGTTTAGGGTTACGGTGGATTGGTGGTATACAGGTAGGTATCAGTACTTGGGGTGGGCGTTAAATAGGTTTTTGAACGATTGGTTACTAGCCCACATATCGAGTAAGAATAATACTATTGTAACGtctgaccattcgtcttattcaaaaatttagtgaaaaataacaagttgtgctagaagttcttttgataataatagTGAATTGTTCATCGACACTCCATCGATACGCGTATCCCCGTATTAGGTACGTATCCCCGTAGCGGATACGTATGCGGTACCGGAACGGCCGGAAAGTGCCTTGGCCCTTACCGGTGCGGTGCATCGAGTAAAAATTAACCAAAGAGAACTGCAGCCACATTTTTCTGAGACAGATTCTCAATCAAGAACTCACCAAACACGTATGTACACAACTAGTGATCATTCATTACATGGAACGATAACCCACACATGACTAGTGAAGCATACAGTTTTCTGAAACATCACATTAtatttgctgctgctgtatcTAACCAGCAAGACAccaaacacaaacacacacacacagaagCCCCAAAACCCCTTCTCCGGAGCAAAAACTTAACCCAGCCAGCCTCCGATCTGGTCATCACTCGCTCGCTCATCATTTCCCGACCAGCGAGTACTTGTGGCGCCGGTTGTTGCGAAGCGCGCAGCAGCCGAGCGAGTAGACGACGAGCAGCAGCGCGACGAAGGCGGCGTTGACGAAGGCGATCTTCTTCCAGCTGCTCCTGAGGTTGCCCAGCACGCCGGCCTTGCAGGACTGGCAGCCGTAGCAGAGCTCGGACTGGTCGTTCGACCATGCGTTGCAGTCTGGGTCCGAGTAGTTGCTGGATCCTGCAGCAGGAGGCTTCACCCAGTACGTCTCGTTCTGGTATGTGAACTTGCATTCAGTCGGTGGCTTGCAGCACCCAGACTGCAAACACAGTAACTctgaataagatgaacaggCTTGAACTTCTTTCTAAATTGAAGTCTGAAATTaaactttcttttctttcaatcTCCAAGAAGATTGCTTCTTCAGTTGTCTGATGTTGTTTTTTCATGTTCAAAGTGGGTGATCATTTGCACGAGACTGAATCAAAGTGTGTGTGTTCTTAATCAGCTCCAAATCGCATTAATTCTGCCAATGTTAATCTGAAGACCGAAGATGATGCATGTACGGACACAGGGTCTTGCAACTTGCAGGGGTGAATGAAGTGAACGTTTTAGACCAAATCAATGGGTGTCTGCATGAGCAGTTGATTCATTGTTACCGTCACTGTCCCCTGTTACTTCGTCTTGAATAGTTTAATTAGACGATCGAGTCGCTGCTGATGTCGATCAACTGCTATgatgtcgatcgatcggtaGCGTCTTATGATGCCTATTAATTAGTTCTTGCCCTTTAGTGAATACGCAAGAGAATTGTGCACctttctattaattaattctaacCCTTGTGCATATGGCTAATGACTTTGATGAAGTCCTGATAGTTACTAGACGTCAGATTAATGCATGATGCGTTAGAAACGTATTTGCTTGGTCAGTATATCTACCGCTCCCtgtgttccaaaatataaacattttataggATTCCAatattgtttcaaaatataagaactATTCACAGTATAATTGTGTTATAAACAACAtctcattcaaatttattcACATCTTACCACCCAACTACCCTCTGTCTCTAttcattccttatttattGAGGGCCATCAAAGTTATTTTTACTTAACCTTAATCTCTGCAAACAACCTAAAAacgtttatattttagaacgtaCAGATGCAGTAGAATTTATTGTTGTAATTATCATGCATACTAGTGTTGACCATCCTTGCAGCTATTACAAATCTAAAGATGGATACAATTTCCTAAGTTGAACTTCTATAATACTCTCTGAATTTGTGAAGGGGGCAACAAAACATATGTCCTACTGATTTTTAAGAAATGCAGGACTAAAATTACTGAAACAAAAGGAGTAAATACTATCACCAAATATTCAAACCTAATTTTAGGTAATGTGAGGTAAGAAACTGAAAAGGTACTGACGAGATAGAAGCACAAAACACTGAactagtacttttttttttttgcatcagGGATAAAAGGTACAGCACTAATTTAGTAGTGATCATGAGAGCCGTGCAAGAACACATTGCAGTGTTGGTATATCAGTTCTGATTTTTGTGATCAACCTAGTTGTTTTCTATATGATGTAATCATGTAAATGTCACAAGTATTAAAAGCACTGCATTGAGCATTAATCAATGGATCACTTGAAGGGGTCAACAAATTAAAGCAAACTTGTCCTAAATATCTGAATGCAATGCAGTTATGCAGGTGAAGCGGTCATATTGACTTTTGGGCAAATATAATCCAGTTTAACAAATGGAAGCTAGCTACACATGTATGATATGCATAAATagtaataatttatcaattcaATGAAGAAGTGCAGATTACTTTTTCCTCCAAAAGGGCTTAATTTGTACGTATTTGACGGAACAGCCAGGTTATCCATTatcctcaaaaaaaattctctaaattaaaatacattaaattttataagatcTAGAGggttgaaactttttttttataactagtCAAATCATCTTTCCGCACTATTccgcaaaaaaaacaaactattttCTTTATCCAGATGAGTCCGATCATTCAATTCATCCAGCTGACATTTACTGAAATAATATTGATTTGTGCTAGTACAGATCCAATTAAGCAATTTAGCATCAAGTATTCAGTTATCAACAAAATTAGTTGATTGATTAAATTT is a window of Oryza brachyantha chromosome 8, ObraRS2, whole genome shotgun sequence DNA encoding:
- the LOC102720171 gene encoding transcription factor IBH1-like 1 — translated: MHAPRRFKKAFMERLLLSLQVAGLTSKSMGLRERRDAVRLSSDVAMASARGRAAPWARALVARHAAERRNEPLLRRIMGGDGYDRAAAAAAGGGGRKEARSRGIVRRSQRVCSSRRKRRSLQAMASGAGALSARRMVRCRLRLLRRLVPGGEALRGFSLLSETLDYVVCLKAQVELMQSLCKGSQQQQQKLQLAAAAAGMKC